One segment of Ziziphus jujuba cultivar Dongzao chromosome 12, ASM3175591v1 DNA contains the following:
- the LOC107429391 gene encoding probable leucine-rich repeat receptor-like protein kinase At1g68400: MANTTHFIGRLVFSLIILHLSVLEASLNSDLEALMAFKANSDTTNKLINWNSTSHPCTFTGVSCIRNRVSRLVLENLGLRGSFEPLTALTQLRVLSLKKNRLSGPIPDLSNVTTLKLLFLSYNDFSGAFPASVASLFRLYRLDLSFNNLTGEIPAAVNRLTHLLTLRLEENRFSGSISGLNLPSLQDFNISGNRFSGKIPKSLSSYPESAFAQNAALCGSPMQNCTDIASDPTRPGSDGAVASPLIPNTNPTIVASSPSSLPMNSSPQKSSSTHRNGTTKISPIALIAIIVGDVLVLIIISLLLYCYFWRNYAAKTRDGKGSKLLESEKIVFSSSPYPAQPGFERGRMVFFEGVKRFELEDLLRASAEMLGKGGFGTAYKAVLDDGNVVAVKRLKDAQVGGKREFEQHMEVLGRLRHPNIVSLRAYYFAREEKLLVYDYMPNGSLFWLLHGNRGPGRTPLDWTTRLKIAAGAARGLAFIHNPCRSLRLTHGNIKSTNILIDQMGNARVSDFGLSVFASPPATSSGPRSNGYRAPESMDSRKLTQKSDIFSFGVLLLELLTGKCPSVVDSSGPGCGYGGVVDLPRWVQSVVREEWTAEVFDLELMRYKDIEEEMVGLLQVAMACTSPTPDQRPRISHVVKMIDEIRGVEVSPSHDALDSVSESPSLSEDTCGTSQ, encoded by the exons ATGGCGAACACCACCCATTTCATCGGACGTTTAGTTTTCTCTCTCATTATCCTCCATTTATCTGTTCTTGAAGCTTCTTTGAACTCCGATTTGGAAGCTCTAATGGCGTTCAAAGCAAACTCTGACACAACAAACAAGCTCATCAACTGGAACTCGACCTCCCACCCATGCACATTTACTGGGGTCTCCTGTATCCGCAACAGGGTATCACGTCTCGTTCTCGAGAATCTCGGTCTCCGAGGCTCCTTCGAACCACTCACCGCTCTAACCCAGCTCCGGGTTCTGAGCCTCAAGAAAAACCGTCTCTCGGGTCCCATTCCCGATCTGTCTAACGTCACGACCTTGAAACTGCTGTTCCTATCCTACAACGATTTCTCCGGCGCGTTTCCGGCGTCTGTAGCTTCGCTCTTCCGGCTTTACCGTCTCGATCTGTCTTTCAACAACTTGACGGGAGAGATTCCGGCGGCTGTCAACCGTTTGACCCACCTGCTGACCCTCCGGCTCGAAGAGAACAGGTTTTCCGGTTCCATTTCGGGTCTGAACCTTCCGAGTCTGCAGGACTTCAATATTTCCGGGAACCGTTTCTCCGGAAAAATACCCAAATCTTTGTCGTCTTACCCGGAATCCGCGTTCGCTCAAAACGCAGCCCTATGTGGATCTCCAATGCAGAATTGTACGGATATTGCGAGCGACCCGACCAGACCCGGATCCGATGGAGCCGTAGCATCGCCATTAATTCCGAACACCAACCCAACGATAGTAGCGTCATCGCCGAGTTCATTACCCATGAACTCATCGCCTCAGAAATCGTCGAGCACCCACCGCAATGGAACAACGAAAATAAGCCCAATAGCACTGATAGCCATTATAGTCGGCGATGTTTTGGTCCTAATCATAATCTCTCTCCTCCTCTACTGCTACTTCTGGCGGAACTACGCCGCCAAAACCCGAGACGGGAAGGGCTCGAAGCTCCTCGAAAGCGAAAAGATCGTCTTTTCTTCAAGCCCATACCCGGCCCAACCCGGGTTCGAGAGGGGACGAATGGTGTTCTTTGAGGGAGTGAAACGATTCGAGCTCGAAGACCTGCTCCGAGCATCGGCGGAGATGTTGGGAAAAGGAGGGTTCGGGACGGCGTACAAGGCGGTTCTAGACGATGGCAACGTTGTGGCGGTGAAGAGGCTTAAAGACGCGCAGGTAGGAGGGAAGAGAGAGTTCGAGCAGCACATGGAGGTATTGGGTCGGCTTAGACATCCCAATATTGTCAGCTTGAGAGCTTATTATTTTGCGAGGGAAGAGAAGCTCTTGGTCTATGATTATATGCCCAATGGAAGCCTATTTTGGCTGCTTCATG GTAATAGAGGACCTGGTCGAACCCCACTTGACTGGACCACGAGGCTAAAGATCGCAGCGGGAGCGGCACGAGGTTTGGCTTTCATTCATAACCCCTGCAGATCCCTTAGACTCACCCACGGCAATATCAAATCCACGAACATCCTAATTGACCAAATGGGTAATGCCCGGGTCTCGGATTTCGGACTATCCGTATTCGCTTCTCCACCCGCCACCTCATCTGGTCCACGATCCAACGGTTACCGTGCGCCCGAGTCAATGGACAGTCGAAAACTCACGCAGAAATCCGATATCTTCTCCTTTGGTGTTCTCCTTCTGGAGCTGCTGACTGGGAAATGCCCATCCGTGGTGGATAGCAGTGGGCCCGGGTGTGGCTATGGTGGGGTCGTGGACCTTCCTAGGTGGGTCCAGTCCGTTGTGAGAGAGGAATGGACGGCTGAGGTTTTTGATCTGGAGTTGATGAGGTACAAGGATATTGAAGAGGAAATGGTGGGACTGTTGCAGGTTGCTATGGCTTGTACATCGCCTACGCCTGATCAACGCCCTAGGATAAGCCACGTTGTCAAGATGATCGATGAGATACGTGGGGTCGAGGTGTCACCGAGTCATGATGCGTTGGACTCGGTGTCCGAGTCACCTTCTTTGTCGGAGGACACGTGTGGAACGAGTCAGTGA
- the LOC107429390 gene encoding glycosyltransferase BC10 — protein MKSSQNQNPLNLLSKLFNFQLQLLNFLTYFLLFGCGITVGIILSFYLKSFSFNLQFTQFSLSTSSSPSSSSSSVSQMIMPNVEPQKPNVTTPRIGLEEFLKPPNVMHDMNDEELLWRASMAVPRVPTYPFNRVPKIAFMFLTRGPVFMAPLWEKFFKGHEGYYSIYVHSNPSYNGSMPESPVFHGRRIPSKAVGWGKVNMIEAERRLLANALLDISNQRFVLLSEACIPLYNFQTIYSYLMNSTKNYVMAYDEPGPVGRGRYNFHMFPEITLQQWRKGSQWFEMDRNLAVEVVSDTKYFPIFQKYCTGSCYSDEHYLPTLVSIKFWEGNSNRSLTWVDWSKGGPHPARFWRTDVTVDLLKSLRNNGNSCIYNGNSTDICFLFARKFLPSTLDRLLRFAPKLMQFNR, from the exons ATGAAGAGCAGTCAAAACCAAAACCCATTGAATTTGCTTTCAAAGCTGTTTAATTTCCAATTACAGCTTCTCAATTTCCTTACATATTTCCTTCTCTTTGGTTGTGGTATAACCGTTGGAATCATTCTAAGTTTCTATCTGAAAAGCTTCTCATTCAATCTGCAATTTACCCAATTTTCGTTATCAACTTCATCATcaccatcttcatcatcatcctctGTTTCCCAAATGATAATGCCAAATGTAGAACCCCAAAAACCCAATGTAACCACCCCACGGATTGGACTGGAAGAATTTCTAAAGCCACCAAATGTAATGCACGACATGAATGATGAAGAATTGCTTTGGAGAGCTTCAATGGCGGTTCCTCGGGTTCCTACATATCCATTCAACAGAGTACCAAAGATTGCTTTCATGTTCTTGACAAGAGGACCAGTTTTCATGGCACCTCTTTGGGAGAAATTCTTCAAAGGCCATGAAGGTTACTATTCAATATACGTTCATTCAAATCCTTCTTACAATGGTTCAATGCCTGAAAGTCCTGTTTTTCATGGAAGAAGAATTCCTAGCAAG GCAGTTGGATGGGGTAAGGTGAACATGATTGAGGCAGAGCGACGCCTACTAGCCAATGCACTCCTTGACATTTCAAATCAACGTTTTGTTCTTCTCTCTGAAGCTTGCATTCCCCTTTACAATTTTCAGACCATCTACTCCTACCTCATGAACTCAACCAAGAATTATGTCATGGCCTATGACGAACCAGGCCCTGTTGGTCGTGGACGATACAACTTCCATATGTTCCCGGAAATCACATTGCAACAATGGAGGAAAGGTTCCCAATGGTTCGAAATGGATCGAAACCTAGCCGTAGAAGTCGTTTCGGATACAAAATACTTCCCAATTTTCCAAAAGTACTGCACAGGTTCATGCTATTCAGATGAGCATTATTTGCCAACCTTAGTGAGCATCAAATTTTGGGAGGGAAATTCAAATAGGAGCTTAACATGGGTTGATTGGTCAAAGGGAGGTCCTCACCCTGCTAGGTTTTGGAGAACAGATGTGACAGTGGACCTATTGAAAAGTTTGAGGAATAATGGGAATAGTTGTATATACAATGGGAATAGCACAGATATCTGTTTCTTATTTGCTAGGAAGTTCTTGCCTAGCACTTTGGATAGGTTGCTAAGGTTTGCACCAAAGCTTATGCAATTTAATAGATAG
- the LOC107429388 gene encoding glycosyltransferase BC10, with the protein MESESSKREMKQCKITIFVKNLSLRIRREANESYFHLTTTFILSLWMVLFVVILVFFFHYHKKKYIISKDSNYFSQLNAFQDSFPLSSNLLPFNISNRRSMQRCREAPKELWHSMSDKELFWQVSRVPDFHKCQYNRTPKVAFMFLTRGRLPLAPLWERFFKGYEGLYSIYLHTSPEFIHEPPESSVFYKRRIPSKPVEWGKNTMIDAERRLLANALLDVSNERFVLLSETCIPLFNFTTVYNYLVHSKYSFLSSFDDPRKTGRGRYNKRMWPIVSLSDWRKGSQWFEVHRKLALEIVSDETYYPIFKEHCRPPCYMDEHYLVTLVTKISPDMTSNSSITWVDWSRGGPHPTMFVRNDISEALFNRIKHGFNCIYNDRISSVCFLFARKFHPSTLEPLLRMAQDLLGF; encoded by the exons ATGGAGAGTGAGTCTTCAAAAAGAGAGATGAAGCAGTGTAAAATCACCATCTTTGTAAAAAATCTTTCATTACGCATTAGAAGAGAGGCAAATGAAAGTTATTTTCACCTCACCACCACCTTCATACTCTCTCTGTGGATGGTACTTTTTGTGGTCATTTTAGTattcttttttcattatcacaagaaaaagtACATAATCTCAAAGGACTCTAATTACTTCTCTCAGCTTAATGCTTTTCAAGACAGCTTTCCTTTGTCTTCTAATTTGCTGCCATTTAATATTTCGAATCGGAGATCAATGCAGAGATGTCGGGAAGCTCCCAAAGAGCTATGGCATTCCATGAGTGATAAAGAGCTATTTTGGCAAGTCTCAAGGGTTCCAGATTTCCACAAGTGCCAGTATAACAGAACACCAAAGGTGGCATTCATGTTCTTAACCAGGGGAAGACTGCCCTTGGCACCACTCTGGGAGAGGTTCTTCAAGGGATATGAAGGCCTCTATTCTATATATCTCCATACATCACCAGAATTCATCCATGAGCCACCCGAATCCTCTGTTTTCTACAAGCGTCGGATACCAAGCAAG CCAGTTGAATGGGGAAAGAATACAATGATTGATGCAGAGAGACGCCTATTAGCAAATGCTCTACTAGATGTTTCCAATGAGAGATTTGTATTGTTATCTGAAACATGCATTCCTCTATTTAACTTCACCACAGTCTACAACTACCTTGTACACTCTAAGTACAGCTTCCTCAGCTCATTTGATGACCCAAGAAAAACTGGCCGTGGCCGGTACAACAAAAGGATGTGGCCAATAGTGTCATTGTCCGATTGGCGCAAGGGCTCCCAGTGGTTTGAGGTTCACCGGAAGCTCGCCTTAGAGATAGTATCCGACGAGACATATTACCCCATCTTTAAGGAACATTGCAGGCCTCCTTGTTACATGGATGAGCACTATTTGGTAACTCTAGTGACTAAGATTTCACCTGACATGACCTCTAATAGTAGCATCACATGGGTGGATTGGTCCAGAGGTGGCCCACATCCTACAATGTTTGTAAGAAATGATATCTCGGAAGCCCTTTTCAATCGGATAAAGCATGGATTCAATTGTATTTACAATGACCGAATAAGTTCGGTTTGCTTCCTTTTTGCAAGGAAATTTCATCCAAGCACACTAGAGCCTTTGCTTAGGATGGCTCAGGATTTGCTTGGTTTTTAA
- the LOC107429396 gene encoding uncharacterized protein LOC107429396 isoform X2, with product MAVHNLCLILKNHLDDSQFLLLKQPRPPKFGDDEYDSYVDSDLWDLPSTQLNNRQGDSQPRIAFASEEESYLENIDLRKFDVDSALNRILGQVGFGTADEGEWKFWKHVEEAEFGPGPPVHTVFIVGSRAANQNSQESYKWMSVRSCLDWLLEVKPNNDRVGPLVVTGLLNDSLQSRERKALCDLKYQEYPPGVTLVPMRSRTAKPFDTTNLVVFAPDKASDYSENINFVAHGDALIVDPGCCSQFHKELKSIIDTLPKKLVVFLTHHHRDHVDGLSVVQQCHPDATLLAHENTMRRIGKGDWSLGYTPISGSEDICIGGQRLSVIFAPGHTDGHLALLHVSTHSLIVGDHCVGQGSAVLDITSGGNMTEYFKSTYNFMDLSPHILIPMHGRVNLWPKHMLCAYLKNRRSRETSILKAIENGAQTLFDIVANVYSEVDHRFWIPAASNVRLHVDHLAQQDKLPKDFSIQKFKKTCRLNFLSRWILAYLSSKFELKHQKLGGTKLLIAGVVVGFSILYCVKDKLSSK from the exons ATGGCGGTTCACAATCTCTGCCTCATCCTCAAGAACCATTTAGACGATTCCCAATTTCTCCTCCTCAAGCAACCACGCCCCCCAAAGTTCGGCGACGACGAGTACGATTCCTATGTCGATTCCGATCTCTGGGACTTGCCCTCAACCCAGTTGAATAATCGACAAGGAGACTCCCAACCTCGAATTGCCTTTGCAAGCGAAGAAGAATCGTACTTGGAGAATATCGATTTGAGAAAATTCGATGTCGATTCGGCTCTCAACAGA ATTTTGGGACAAGTGGGTTTTGGGACAGCTGATGAGGGAGAGTGGAAGTTCTGGAAACATGTGGAGGAAGCTGAGTTTGGACCCGGACCGCCTGTTCACACTGTGTTTATTGTGGGATCGAGAGCTGCGAATCAAAATTCGCAAG AGTCATATAAGTGGATGTCCGTAAGAAGCTGTCTGGACTGGCTTTTGGAAGTGAAACCCAATAATGACCGAGTAGGGCCTTTGGTAGTGACTGGTCTTCTAAATGACTCTTTGCAATCTAGAGAGCGGAAAGCTCTGTGCGACTTAAAATACCAG GAGTATCCTCCTGGTGTTACACTTGTACCTATGAGAAGTAGGACGGCAAAGCCTTTTGATACTACAAACTTGGTTGTATTTGCTCCTGATAAAGCCTCAGATTACTCTgagaatattaattttgttgctCATGGGGATGCATTGATTGTGGATCCAGGATGTTGCTCTCAATTCCATAAGGAG CTCAAGAGTATTATTGATACCTTGCCAAAAAAGTTAGTCGTTTTTCTTACTCATCACCACCGTGATCATGTAGATG GTCTATCAGTTGTTCAGCAGTGCCATCCTGATGCTACTTTGTTGGCACATGAAAATACCATGCGTCGTATTGGAAAAG GTGATTGGTCTCTCGGTTATACCCCAATTTCTGGATCTGAAGATATTTGCATTGGTGGTCAGAGATTAAGTGTCATTTTTGCTCCG GGACATACAGATGGACATTTAGCATTGCTTCATGTCAGCACTCATTCATTAATTGTTGGTGATCACTGTGTGGG TCAAGGGAGTGCTGTTTTAGACATTACTTCTGGTGGAAATATGACA GAGTACTTCAAATCGACTTACAACTTTATGGATCTTTCTCCACATATTTTGATACCCATGCATGGCAGAGTTAATCTGTGGCCAAAGCACATGCTTTGTGCATATCTCAA GAACCGCAGAAGCAGAGAAACTTCCATTTTGAAAGCAATAGAAAATGGAGCACAAACATTGTTTGACATTGTTGCAAATGTATATTCTGAAGTTGATCATCGCTTTTGGATTCCTGCTGCATCAAATGTTAGGCTTCATGTGGATCATCTTGCCCAGCAAGATAAGTTACCAAAG GATTTTTCAATTCAGAAGTTCAAGAAAACATGTAGGCTGAATTTCTTATCTCGATGGATTTTGGCATACCTCAGTAGCAAGTTTGAATTAAAGCACCAAAAGCTTGGCGGAACTAAATTACTTATTGCTGGCGTGGTGGTcggattttctattttatattgtgTTAAAGACAAGCTTAGTTCCAAATAA
- the LOC107429396 gene encoding uncharacterized protein LOC107429396 isoform X4, translating into MAVHNLCLILKNHLDDSQFLLLKQPRPPKFGDDEYDSYVDSDLWDLPSTQLNNRQGDSQPRIAFASEEESYLENIDLRKFDVDSALNRILGQVGFGTADEGEWKFWKHVEEAEFGPGPPVHTVFIVGSRAANQNSQVGLIPKLEDANSESYKWMSVRSCLDWLLEVKPNNDRVGPLVVTGLLNDSLQSRERKALCDLKYQEYPPGVTLVPMRSRTAKPFDTTNLVVFAPDKASDYSENINFVAHGDALIVDPGCCSQFHKEVYQLFSSAILMLLCWHMKIPCVVLEKGHTDGHLALLHVSTHSLIVGDHCVGQGSAVLDITSGGNMTEYFKSTYNFMDLSPHILIPMHGRVNLWPKHMLCAYLKNRRSRETSILKAIENGAQTLFDIVANVYSEVDHRFWIPAASNVRLHVDHLAQQDKLPKDFSIQKFKKTCRLNFLSRWILAYLSSKFELKHQKLGGTKLLIAGVVVGFSILYCVKDKLSSK; encoded by the exons ATGGCGGTTCACAATCTCTGCCTCATCCTCAAGAACCATTTAGACGATTCCCAATTTCTCCTCCTCAAGCAACCACGCCCCCCAAAGTTCGGCGACGACGAGTACGATTCCTATGTCGATTCCGATCTCTGGGACTTGCCCTCAACCCAGTTGAATAATCGACAAGGAGACTCCCAACCTCGAATTGCCTTTGCAAGCGAAGAAGAATCGTACTTGGAGAATATCGATTTGAGAAAATTCGATGTCGATTCGGCTCTCAACAGA ATTTTGGGACAAGTGGGTTTTGGGACAGCTGATGAGGGAGAGTGGAAGTTCTGGAAACATGTGGAGGAAGCTGAGTTTGGACCCGGACCGCCTGTTCACACTGTGTTTATTGTGGGATCGAGAGCTGCGAATCAAAATTCGCAAG TGGGACTAATACCGAAACTTGAAGATGCAAATTCAGAGTCATATAAGTGGATGTCCGTAAGAAGCTGTCTGGACTGGCTTTTGGAAGTGAAACCCAATAATGACCGAGTAGGGCCTTTGGTAGTGACTGGTCTTCTAAATGACTCTTTGCAATCTAGAGAGCGGAAAGCTCTGTGCGACTTAAAATACCAG GAGTATCCTCCTGGTGTTACACTTGTACCTATGAGAAGTAGGACGGCAAAGCCTTTTGATACTACAAACTTGGTTGTATTTGCTCCTGATAAAGCCTCAGATTACTCTgagaatattaattttgttgctCATGGGGATGCATTGATTGTGGATCCAGGATGTTGCTCTCAATTCCATAAGGAG GTCTATCAGTTGTTCAGCAGTGCCATCCTGATGCTACTTTGTTGGCACATGAAAATACCATGCGTCGTATTGGAAAAG GGACATACAGATGGACATTTAGCATTGCTTCATGTCAGCACTCATTCATTAATTGTTGGTGATCACTGTGTGGG TCAAGGGAGTGCTGTTTTAGACATTACTTCTGGTGGAAATATGACA GAGTACTTCAAATCGACTTACAACTTTATGGATCTTTCTCCACATATTTTGATACCCATGCATGGCAGAGTTAATCTGTGGCCAAAGCACATGCTTTGTGCATATCTCAA GAACCGCAGAAGCAGAGAAACTTCCATTTTGAAAGCAATAGAAAATGGAGCACAAACATTGTTTGACATTGTTGCAAATGTATATTCTGAAGTTGATCATCGCTTTTGGATTCCTGCTGCATCAAATGTTAGGCTTCATGTGGATCATCTTGCCCAGCAAGATAAGTTACCAAAG GATTTTTCAATTCAGAAGTTCAAGAAAACATGTAGGCTGAATTTCTTATCTCGATGGATTTTGGCATACCTCAGTAGCAAGTTTGAATTAAAGCACCAAAAGCTTGGCGGAACTAAATTACTTATTGCTGGCGTGGTGGTcggattttctattttatattgtgTTAAAGACAAGCTTAGTTCCAAATAA
- the LOC107429396 gene encoding uncharacterized protein LOC107429396 isoform X1, with amino-acid sequence MAVHNLCLILKNHLDDSQFLLLKQPRPPKFGDDEYDSYVDSDLWDLPSTQLNNRQGDSQPRIAFASEEESYLENIDLRKFDVDSALNRILGQVGFGTADEGEWKFWKHVEEAEFGPGPPVHTVFIVGSRAANQNSQVGLIPKLEDANSESYKWMSVRSCLDWLLEVKPNNDRVGPLVVTGLLNDSLQSRERKALCDLKYQEYPPGVTLVPMRSRTAKPFDTTNLVVFAPDKASDYSENINFVAHGDALIVDPGCCSQFHKELKSIIDTLPKKLVVFLTHHHRDHVDGLSVVQQCHPDATLLAHENTMRRIGKGDWSLGYTPISGSEDICIGGQRLSVIFAPGHTDGHLALLHVSTHSLIVGDHCVGQGSAVLDITSGGNMTEYFKSTYNFMDLSPHILIPMHGRVNLWPKHMLCAYLKNRRSRETSILKAIENGAQTLFDIVANVYSEVDHRFWIPAASNVRLHVDHLAQQDKLPKDFSIQKFKKTCRLNFLSRWILAYLSSKFELKHQKLGGTKLLIAGVVVGFSILYCVKDKLSSK; translated from the exons ATGGCGGTTCACAATCTCTGCCTCATCCTCAAGAACCATTTAGACGATTCCCAATTTCTCCTCCTCAAGCAACCACGCCCCCCAAAGTTCGGCGACGACGAGTACGATTCCTATGTCGATTCCGATCTCTGGGACTTGCCCTCAACCCAGTTGAATAATCGACAAGGAGACTCCCAACCTCGAATTGCCTTTGCAAGCGAAGAAGAATCGTACTTGGAGAATATCGATTTGAGAAAATTCGATGTCGATTCGGCTCTCAACAGA ATTTTGGGACAAGTGGGTTTTGGGACAGCTGATGAGGGAGAGTGGAAGTTCTGGAAACATGTGGAGGAAGCTGAGTTTGGACCCGGACCGCCTGTTCACACTGTGTTTATTGTGGGATCGAGAGCTGCGAATCAAAATTCGCAAG TGGGACTAATACCGAAACTTGAAGATGCAAATTCAGAGTCATATAAGTGGATGTCCGTAAGAAGCTGTCTGGACTGGCTTTTGGAAGTGAAACCCAATAATGACCGAGTAGGGCCTTTGGTAGTGACTGGTCTTCTAAATGACTCTTTGCAATCTAGAGAGCGGAAAGCTCTGTGCGACTTAAAATACCAG GAGTATCCTCCTGGTGTTACACTTGTACCTATGAGAAGTAGGACGGCAAAGCCTTTTGATACTACAAACTTGGTTGTATTTGCTCCTGATAAAGCCTCAGATTACTCTgagaatattaattttgttgctCATGGGGATGCATTGATTGTGGATCCAGGATGTTGCTCTCAATTCCATAAGGAG CTCAAGAGTATTATTGATACCTTGCCAAAAAAGTTAGTCGTTTTTCTTACTCATCACCACCGTGATCATGTAGATG GTCTATCAGTTGTTCAGCAGTGCCATCCTGATGCTACTTTGTTGGCACATGAAAATACCATGCGTCGTATTGGAAAAG GTGATTGGTCTCTCGGTTATACCCCAATTTCTGGATCTGAAGATATTTGCATTGGTGGTCAGAGATTAAGTGTCATTTTTGCTCCG GGACATACAGATGGACATTTAGCATTGCTTCATGTCAGCACTCATTCATTAATTGTTGGTGATCACTGTGTGGG TCAAGGGAGTGCTGTTTTAGACATTACTTCTGGTGGAAATATGACA GAGTACTTCAAATCGACTTACAACTTTATGGATCTTTCTCCACATATTTTGATACCCATGCATGGCAGAGTTAATCTGTGGCCAAAGCACATGCTTTGTGCATATCTCAA GAACCGCAGAAGCAGAGAAACTTCCATTTTGAAAGCAATAGAAAATGGAGCACAAACATTGTTTGACATTGTTGCAAATGTATATTCTGAAGTTGATCATCGCTTTTGGATTCCTGCTGCATCAAATGTTAGGCTTCATGTGGATCATCTTGCCCAGCAAGATAAGTTACCAAAG GATTTTTCAATTCAGAAGTTCAAGAAAACATGTAGGCTGAATTTCTTATCTCGATGGATTTTGGCATACCTCAGTAGCAAGTTTGAATTAAAGCACCAAAAGCTTGGCGGAACTAAATTACTTATTGCTGGCGTGGTGGTcggattttctattttatattgtgTTAAAGACAAGCTTAGTTCCAAATAA
- the LOC107429396 gene encoding uncharacterized protein LOC107429396 isoform X3 → MAVHNLCLILKNHLDDSQFLLLKQPRPPKFGDDEYDSYVDSDLWDLPSTQLNNRQGDSQPRIAFASEEESYLENIDLRKFDVDSALNRILGQVGFGTADEGEWKFWKHVEEAEFGPGPPVHTVFIVGSRAANQNSQVGLIPKLEDANSESYKWMSVRSCLDWLLEVKPNNDRVGPLVVTGLLNDSLQSRERKALCDLKYQEYPPGVTLVPMRSRTAKPFDTTNLVVFAPDKASDYSENINFVAHGDALIVDPGCCSQFHKELKSIIDTLPKKLVVFLTHHHRDHVDGLSVVQQCHPDATLLAHENTMRRIGKGDWSLGYTPISGSEDICIGGQRLSVIFAPGHTDGHLALLHVSTHSLIVGDHCVGQGSAVLDITSGGNMTEYFKSTYNFMDLSPHILIPMHGRVNLWPKHMLCAYLKNRRSRETSILKAIENGAQTLFDIVANVYSEVDHRFWIPAASNVRLHVDHLAQQDKLPKGFSLDTFNCSLVPFTDEVGKFEPHRGKLTL, encoded by the exons ATGGCGGTTCACAATCTCTGCCTCATCCTCAAGAACCATTTAGACGATTCCCAATTTCTCCTCCTCAAGCAACCACGCCCCCCAAAGTTCGGCGACGACGAGTACGATTCCTATGTCGATTCCGATCTCTGGGACTTGCCCTCAACCCAGTTGAATAATCGACAAGGAGACTCCCAACCTCGAATTGCCTTTGCAAGCGAAGAAGAATCGTACTTGGAGAATATCGATTTGAGAAAATTCGATGTCGATTCGGCTCTCAACAGA ATTTTGGGACAAGTGGGTTTTGGGACAGCTGATGAGGGAGAGTGGAAGTTCTGGAAACATGTGGAGGAAGCTGAGTTTGGACCCGGACCGCCTGTTCACACTGTGTTTATTGTGGGATCGAGAGCTGCGAATCAAAATTCGCAAG TGGGACTAATACCGAAACTTGAAGATGCAAATTCAGAGTCATATAAGTGGATGTCCGTAAGAAGCTGTCTGGACTGGCTTTTGGAAGTGAAACCCAATAATGACCGAGTAGGGCCTTTGGTAGTGACTGGTCTTCTAAATGACTCTTTGCAATCTAGAGAGCGGAAAGCTCTGTGCGACTTAAAATACCAG GAGTATCCTCCTGGTGTTACACTTGTACCTATGAGAAGTAGGACGGCAAAGCCTTTTGATACTACAAACTTGGTTGTATTTGCTCCTGATAAAGCCTCAGATTACTCTgagaatattaattttgttgctCATGGGGATGCATTGATTGTGGATCCAGGATGTTGCTCTCAATTCCATAAGGAG CTCAAGAGTATTATTGATACCTTGCCAAAAAAGTTAGTCGTTTTTCTTACTCATCACCACCGTGATCATGTAGATG GTCTATCAGTTGTTCAGCAGTGCCATCCTGATGCTACTTTGTTGGCACATGAAAATACCATGCGTCGTATTGGAAAAG GTGATTGGTCTCTCGGTTATACCCCAATTTCTGGATCTGAAGATATTTGCATTGGTGGTCAGAGATTAAGTGTCATTTTTGCTCCG GGACATACAGATGGACATTTAGCATTGCTTCATGTCAGCACTCATTCATTAATTGTTGGTGATCACTGTGTGGG TCAAGGGAGTGCTGTTTTAGACATTACTTCTGGTGGAAATATGACA GAGTACTTCAAATCGACTTACAACTTTATGGATCTTTCTCCACATATTTTGATACCCATGCATGGCAGAGTTAATCTGTGGCCAAAGCACATGCTTTGTGCATATCTCAA GAACCGCAGAAGCAGAGAAACTTCCATTTTGAAAGCAATAGAAAATGGAGCACAAACATTGTTTGACATTGTTGCAAATGTATATTCTGAAGTTGATCATCGCTTTTGGATTCCTGCTGCATCAAATGTTAGGCTTCATGTGGATCATCTTGCCCAGCAAGATAAGTTACCAAAG GGTTTCTCTTTAGACACTTTCAATTGCAGTTTGGTTCCATTCACTGACGAGGTTGGTAAATTTGAGCCTCATCGAGGAAAGCTTACTCTCTAA